In Nymphaea colorata isolate Beijing-Zhang1983 chromosome 5, ASM883128v2, whole genome shotgun sequence, one genomic interval encodes:
- the LOC116254185 gene encoding probable pectinesterase/pectinesterase inhibitor 58, translating into MQPLDSFNAHGKFSLANQAHVERQRKRRIIIISVSSVILVTMVVAVAVGVGVSVSLHNATGIPQPSDGTTETSRAITAICQGTAYKQTCIDSLSSSASGYDTTDPKELVKLSFKVTIDHIRKAFSQSDLLKEAAKDVRAEHALESCKELMDYAVDDLKRSLNHIDTIHSGHDVDDLVNSIKIWLSGAMTYQETCLDGFENTTGDIGDRMKKLLKTANELTSNTLSIVSQISSVLNSFDFSLFRRRRLMTAKPVVGNDGFPTWVTAGKRKLLAVPTSKIVPNVVVAKDGSGDYTTINDALMVVPILQNETFVIYVKAGVYDEIVRIASNQTHVMLLGDGPTKTKITGNRNFIDGIPTFKSATFAAIGNGFIARDIGFENSAGAEKHQAVALRVQSDLSIFYNCQIDGYQDTLYAHTHRQFYRDCTVSGTIDFIFGNSAVVLQNCVIVARKPLSNQQNTITAQGRKEKDEPTALILHNCTIVADPAYYPLRNTLPTYLGRPWKLYSRTFIMQSWMDDLIHPAGWEPWLDDFALDTLFYSEFDNRGPGASTANRVQWKGLKNITTDHALKFTVEGFIMGSQWIKQSGVPYIGGLLPLGYAATPTAAFTAAAGPTAAPPPADDSTEAPAAANTTSESAPSPAPTPAAADNSTSELAPTPAPIGPAATHTTSELTGPEPAAVYNTTSELASAPAPITAATDATSESPVTSPAAAPAPAPSATEDSTTSESAAAPATAYKPTNMTAAIFDAENATTVYSAALGALHNTTNIAQAPISSAPYTATGEPPAAAPSAA; encoded by the exons ATGCAACCTCTGGATTCCTTTAATGCTCATGGCAAGTTCTCTCTTGCCAATCAAGCGCACGTGGAGAGACAGAGGAAGCGGCGGATCATCATCATATCCGTCTCTTCCGTTATTCTGGTGACGAtggtcgtcgccgtcgccgtcggcGTCGGCGTCTCTGTAAGCCTGCACAACGCCACCGGCATCCCCCAACCTTCTGATGGAACCACTGAAACTTCAAGAGCCATCACCGCCATATGCCAAGGCACGGCCTACAAGCAGACTTGCATCGACAGCCTCTCTTCCTCCGCCTCTGGTTACGACACGACCGATCCTAAGGAGTTAGTCAAGCTCTCTTTCAAGGTCACCATCGACCATATTCGCAAGGCCTTCAGCCAATCTGATCTGCTCAAGGAGGCTGCCAAGGATGTCAGGGCGGAGCACGCGCTCGAGAGCTGCAAGGAGCTCATGGACTACGCCGTTGACGACCTCAAGAGGTCCCTCAATCACATCGACACCATTCATTCAGGCCATGACGTCGATGATCTCGTCAACAGCATCAAGATTTGGCTCAGTGGTGCAATGACCTACCAGGAGACCTGCCTCGATGGTTTCGAAAACACCACCGGCGACATCGGCGACAGGATGAAGAAGCTCCTGAAAACTGCCAACGAGCTCACCAGCAACACGCTTTCGATTGTGAGCCAAATATCGTCCGTCCTCAACTCGTTCGACTTCTCCCTCTTCAGACGGCGCCGGCTCATGACTGCAAAGCCCGTCGTCGGAAATGACGGTTTTCCGACGTGGGTGACGGCCGGAAAGCGGAAGTTGCTCGCCGTACCTACATCTAAAATTGTTCCCAACGTTGTCGTGGCCAAGGATGGGAGTGGCGACTATACCACCATTAACGATGCACTCATGGTTGTGCCCATTTTGCAAAACGAGACGTTTGTAATATATGTGAAGGCCGGCGTGTATGACGAGATCGTGCGCATTGCCAGTAACCAGACTCATGTGATGCTCTTAGGAGATGGACCAACCAAGACGAAGATCACAGGAAACAGGAACTTTATTGATGGGATACCCACTTTTAAGTCTGCTACTTTTG CTGCAATTGGAAATGGGTTTATAGCAAGGGACATCGGGTTTGAGAACAGTGCAGGAGCAGAGAAGCACCAAGCAGTTGCCCTCCGCGTGCAGTCGGACTTGTCCATCTTCTACAACTGCCAGATTGATGGCTACCAAGACACGCTCTACGCTCACACCCACCGGCAGTTCTACCGCGACTGCACCGTCTCCGGCACCATCGACTTCATCTTCGGCAACTCCGCCGTCGTCCTCCAGAATTGCGTCATCGTTGCTAGGAAGCCACTGTCCAACCAACAGAACACCATAACAGCTcaaggaaggaaggaaaaggacgaGCCCACTGCTCTCATCCTCCACAACTGCACCATAGTTGCAGACCCTGCCTACTACCCTCTGAGAAACACGCTCCCCACATACCTCGGCCGCCCATGGAAGCTGTACTCCAGGACTTTCATCATGCAGTCATGGATGGATGATCTCATTCATCCCGCTGGTTGGGAGCCATGGTTGGATGACTTTGCTCTCGACACACTGTTCTACAGTGAATTTGACAACAGGGGGCCTGGTGCGAGCACTGCCAACAGAGTGCAATGGAAGGGGCTCAAGAACATTACAACCGACCATGCCCTGAAGTTCACAGTCGAGGGCTTCATCATGGGGAGCCAGTGGATCAAGCAGAGTGGTGTGCCTTATATTGGCGGCCTGTTGCCTCTTGGATACGCAGCCACTCCTACTGCAGCATTCACTGCCGCAGCCGGGCCAACAGCCGCTCCTCCTCCAGCAGACGACTCCACAGAAGCTCCTGCTGCAGCAAACACCACAAGCGAATCGGCACCTTCTCCAGCACCCACTCCTGCTGCAGCAGACAACAGCACAAGTGAGTTAGCACCCACTCCAGCACCCATTGGTCCTGCTGCAACACACACCACAAGTGAGTTGACAGGCCCCGAGCCTGCTGCAGTATACAACACCACAAGTGAATTAGCATCAGCTCCAGCACCCATCACTGCTGCGACAGACGCCACAAGTGAGTCACCAGTCACCAGCCCTGCTGCAGCACCAGCACCCGCTCCCTCTGCAACAGAAGACAGCACCACGAGTGAGTCTGCAGCCGCCCCTGCCACTGCATATAAGCCCACCAACATGACCGCGGCCATTTTTGATGCAGAAAACGCCACAACCGTGTATTCTGCCGCTCTTGGTGCGTTGCATAACACCACAAATATTGCACAAGCTCCCATTTCTAGTGCACCATACACTGCCACAGGTGAACCTCCTGCAGCCGCTCCTTCTGCAGCATAA
- the LOC116254184 gene encoding uncharacterized protein LOC116254184 isoform X1: protein MVRVEAAAFPGGMMPESLTASGRSAEKLSLVTLQSEMKRDPEGYEEELGRVYSRFHSSLDLFRQTAGLSRLSGGCEPAVAKELGDLCMFLAHVMPFYPGRLDGFPGELVELLRINAASLPGDLRLQIAKALMLLGNRGVNYSFLLLFFPMVDIAETVSIFMDLQTLQHGILRKLSFSHVVHSIRRMNQKKNKKDGKLNPQDILINMLKEDDEARARRSLRVLCDLHRRRVWFDDKTANAICEACFHHSSRVMKDALSFLLGYERVGDNESENSDSEDEGTEQKPVVILNKEDVYKAHHKGTTASKKKKKAKLERVMRSLKRQQRVSSENMGPNSYSPLSRLRDAQGFAEKLFSHLQTCNELFEVRMMMLKVIARTIGLHCLVLLNFYPYIQKYAQPHQKDVTSLLASAVQACHHMVPPDAVESLFRQIVNQFIHDRSRPEAIAVGLNVVREICLRIPLLMTEELLQDLVLYRSSREKAVSSAARSLMSLFRQLCPALLSKKDRGRSSDPKARPKAFGEVKVSSDVPGADLLLEYQQRSKPSDGSDVDEDGFISDSGRGEESGGDDDSDSNAGCVEREEDVAIHGSEEAEEEDDEEEDEDEEVNGSEEEDVDEDEEVDEDEVDEEDEVDEEDVDEKDVDEDDGSENEDDNSDGHDYFDSAMGDEVGEENGSHSEPIGDGECRLHKRKRPEPDIPISTDSSLGALRRLVSTKMEDVTPVNSDGILSNEEFQLIKKLKAKKEAKLALASHGLSRGQSDSNVVPKIPDAETLHKTRVDPTKLEANIKRKLTKEERLAIVKAGREERGKYLARTAVKQKKTGGLSNRQKEHKKAMPLAARRAKAARSRQEKKNRQKHSGKQFRGRKAWK from the exons ATGGTGAGGGTGGAGGCGGCGGCTTTTCCCGGCGGGATGATGCCGGAATCTTTAACGGCGTCAGGCCGGAGCGCGGAAAAGCTCAGCCTCGTGACGCTTCAGTCGGAGATGAAGCGCGACCCGGAGGGCTACGAGGAGGAGCTCGGCCGCGTCTACAGCCGCTTCCACTCCTCCCTCGACCTCTTCCGGCAGACCGCTGGTCTCTCTCGCTTGTCCGGCGGTTGCGAGCCCGCCGTCGCTAAGGAGCTCGGCGACCTCTGTATGTTTCTTGCGCACGTCATGCCCTTCTACCCGGGCCGCCTGGACGGCTTCCCCGGTGAACTCGTCGAGCTTCTCCGGATCAACGCGGCCTCTCTCCCAGGCGATCTTCGGCTTCAGATAGCCAAAGCACTAATGCTTCTCGGCAACCGTGGGGTGAATTATTcgtttctccttctcttttttccg ATGGTTGATATTGCAGAAACAGTGTCGATCTTTATGGACCTTCAAACACTTCAGCACGGCATTTTGCGAAAGCTTTCCTTCTCCCATGTTGTGCATAGCATCAGAAGGATGAatcagaagaagaataagaaggaTGGCAAACTCAATCCTCAAGATATCCTTATTAATATGCTCAAG GAAGATGATGAGGCTAGAGCAAGGAGATCCCTTCGTGTACTTTGTGATCTCCATCGTCGGAGGGTGTGGTTTGATGACAAGACTGCAAATGCAATTTGTGAAGCTTGTTTCCATCATTCTTCCAG GGTTATGAAAGATgctctttccttccttcttggTTATGAACGGGTGGGGGACAATGAGAGTGAGAACTCTGATAGTGAAGATGAAGGAACTGAGCAGAAACCTGTAGTTATTCTCAATAAGGAGGATGTCTATAAG GCCCATCATAAAGGTACAACTgctagcaagaagaaaaaaaaggcaaagttGGAGCGTGTAATGCGCAGTTTAAAGAGACAGCAGAGAGTTTCATCTGAAAATATGGGACCAAACAGCTATTCCCCTCTTTCTCGATTAAGGGATGCTCAg GGCTTCGCAGAGAAGCTGTTTTCTCACCTTCAAACATGCAATGAACTATTTGAG GTTAGGATGATGATGCTAAAAGTGATTGCACGAACAATTGGACTTCATTGCCTAGTTCTATTGAATTTCTATCCTTATATTCAAAAATATGCTCAG CCTCATCAGAAAGATGTCACAAGTCTTCTTGCTTCTGCAGTTCAGGCATGCCATCATATG GTGCCTCCTGATGCAGTTGAGTCACTCTTCAGGCAGATAGTAAATCAATTCATCCATGACCGTTCTCGACCCGAG GCTATTGCTGTTGGGCTGAATGTTGTGAGGGAAATCTGTTTACGCATTCCTCTG CTGATGACTGAAGAATTGCTCCAAGACCTTGTCCTCTACAGGAGTTCTCGTGAAAAAGCTGTTTCCTCAGCTGCTCGTTCATTAATGTCCTTATTTAGACAG TTATGCCCTGCATTGCTTTCCAAGAAAGATCGCGGGCGATCTTCTGATCCCAAAGCTAGGCCAAAGGCATTTGGGGAAGTCAAAGTATCTAGTGATGTGCCTGGTGCTGATCTATTGTTAGAATATCAGCAGAGATCAAAACCTAGTGATGGCAGTGATGTTGATGAAGACGGCTTTATTAGTGACAGTGGAAGAGGTGAAGAGTCTGGTGGTGATGATGATAGTGACAGTAATGCTGGTTGTGTTGAGCGTGAGGAAGATGTAGCTATTCATGGGAgtgaagaagcagaagaagaagatgacgaggaggaggatgaggatgaggaggTCAATGggagtgaagaagaagatgtggATGAGGATGAGGAGGTGGATGAGGATGAGGTGGATGAGGAGGATGAGGTGGATGAGGAGGATGTGGATGAGAAGGATGTGGATGAGGATGATGGGagtgaaaatgaagatgataacAGTGATGGTCATGATTATTTCGATTCTGCTATGGGAGATGAAGTAGGTGAAGAAAATGGCAGTCATAGTGAACCCATTGGTGATGGTGAATGTAGACTGCATAAGCGGAAGCGACCTGAGCCAGATATTCCAATCAGTACTGATTCAAGTCTTGGGGCTTTGAGGAGGTTGGTGTCCACGAAGATGGAAGATGTCACACCAGTGAATTCTGATGGCATTCTATCCAATGAAGAATTCCAGCTAATAAAGAAGTTAAAA GCAAAGAAGGAAGCAAAGTTAGCATTGGCATCACATGGCTTGTCGAGAGGCCAATCGGACTCAAATGTAGTACCAAAGATTCCTGATGCTGAAACCCTTCATAAAACACGTGTTGATCCTACTAAACTTGAG GCAAACATTAAAAGGAAACTGACTAAAGAGGAGAGGTTGGCAATCGTGAAAGcagggagagaggagagagggaaATACCTAGCACGAACTGCTGTGAAGCAGAAAAAG ACTGGAGGATTGAGCAACAGGCAGAAAGAGCATAAGAAGGCAATGCCTCTAGCAGCAAGGAGAGCCAAGGCTGCACGTTCCAGGCAGGAGAAAAAGAATCGGCAGAAACATTCCGGCAAGCAGTTTAGAGGGAGGAAAGCTTGGAAGTGA
- the LOC116254184 gene encoding uncharacterized protein LOC116254184 isoform X2, with protein MVRVEAAAFPGGMMPESLTASGRSAEKLSLVTLQSEMKRDPEGYEEELGRVYSRFHSSLDLFRQTAGLSRLSGGCEPAVAKELGDLCMFLAHVMPFYPGRLDGFPGELVELLRINAASLPGDLRLQIAKALMLLGNRGMVDIAETVSIFMDLQTLQHGILRKLSFSHVVHSIRRMNQKKNKKDGKLNPQDILINMLKEDDEARARRSLRVLCDLHRRRVWFDDKTANAICEACFHHSSRVMKDALSFLLGYERVGDNESENSDSEDEGTEQKPVVILNKEDVYKAHHKGTTASKKKKKAKLERVMRSLKRQQRVSSENMGPNSYSPLSRLRDAQGFAEKLFSHLQTCNELFEVRMMMLKVIARTIGLHCLVLLNFYPYIQKYAQPHQKDVTSLLASAVQACHHMVPPDAVESLFRQIVNQFIHDRSRPEAIAVGLNVVREICLRIPLLMTEELLQDLVLYRSSREKAVSSAARSLMSLFRQLCPALLSKKDRGRSSDPKARPKAFGEVKVSSDVPGADLLLEYQQRSKPSDGSDVDEDGFISDSGRGEESGGDDDSDSNAGCVEREEDVAIHGSEEAEEEDDEEEDEDEEVNGSEEEDVDEDEEVDEDEVDEEDEVDEEDVDEKDVDEDDGSENEDDNSDGHDYFDSAMGDEVGEENGSHSEPIGDGECRLHKRKRPEPDIPISTDSSLGALRRLVSTKMEDVTPVNSDGILSNEEFQLIKKLKAKKEAKLALASHGLSRGQSDSNVVPKIPDAETLHKTRVDPTKLEANIKRKLTKEERLAIVKAGREERGKYLARTAVKQKKTGGLSNRQKEHKKAMPLAARRAKAARSRQEKKNRQKHSGKQFRGRKAWK; from the exons ATGGTGAGGGTGGAGGCGGCGGCTTTTCCCGGCGGGATGATGCCGGAATCTTTAACGGCGTCAGGCCGGAGCGCGGAAAAGCTCAGCCTCGTGACGCTTCAGTCGGAGATGAAGCGCGACCCGGAGGGCTACGAGGAGGAGCTCGGCCGCGTCTACAGCCGCTTCCACTCCTCCCTCGACCTCTTCCGGCAGACCGCTGGTCTCTCTCGCTTGTCCGGCGGTTGCGAGCCCGCCGTCGCTAAGGAGCTCGGCGACCTCTGTATGTTTCTTGCGCACGTCATGCCCTTCTACCCGGGCCGCCTGGACGGCTTCCCCGGTGAACTCGTCGAGCTTCTCCGGATCAACGCGGCCTCTCTCCCAGGCGATCTTCGGCTTCAGATAGCCAAAGCACTAATGCTTCTCGGCAACCGTGGG ATGGTTGATATTGCAGAAACAGTGTCGATCTTTATGGACCTTCAAACACTTCAGCACGGCATTTTGCGAAAGCTTTCCTTCTCCCATGTTGTGCATAGCATCAGAAGGATGAatcagaagaagaataagaaggaTGGCAAACTCAATCCTCAAGATATCCTTATTAATATGCTCAAG GAAGATGATGAGGCTAGAGCAAGGAGATCCCTTCGTGTACTTTGTGATCTCCATCGTCGGAGGGTGTGGTTTGATGACAAGACTGCAAATGCAATTTGTGAAGCTTGTTTCCATCATTCTTCCAG GGTTATGAAAGATgctctttccttccttcttggTTATGAACGGGTGGGGGACAATGAGAGTGAGAACTCTGATAGTGAAGATGAAGGAACTGAGCAGAAACCTGTAGTTATTCTCAATAAGGAGGATGTCTATAAG GCCCATCATAAAGGTACAACTgctagcaagaagaaaaaaaaggcaaagttGGAGCGTGTAATGCGCAGTTTAAAGAGACAGCAGAGAGTTTCATCTGAAAATATGGGACCAAACAGCTATTCCCCTCTTTCTCGATTAAGGGATGCTCAg GGCTTCGCAGAGAAGCTGTTTTCTCACCTTCAAACATGCAATGAACTATTTGAG GTTAGGATGATGATGCTAAAAGTGATTGCACGAACAATTGGACTTCATTGCCTAGTTCTATTGAATTTCTATCCTTATATTCAAAAATATGCTCAG CCTCATCAGAAAGATGTCACAAGTCTTCTTGCTTCTGCAGTTCAGGCATGCCATCATATG GTGCCTCCTGATGCAGTTGAGTCACTCTTCAGGCAGATAGTAAATCAATTCATCCATGACCGTTCTCGACCCGAG GCTATTGCTGTTGGGCTGAATGTTGTGAGGGAAATCTGTTTACGCATTCCTCTG CTGATGACTGAAGAATTGCTCCAAGACCTTGTCCTCTACAGGAGTTCTCGTGAAAAAGCTGTTTCCTCAGCTGCTCGTTCATTAATGTCCTTATTTAGACAG TTATGCCCTGCATTGCTTTCCAAGAAAGATCGCGGGCGATCTTCTGATCCCAAAGCTAGGCCAAAGGCATTTGGGGAAGTCAAAGTATCTAGTGATGTGCCTGGTGCTGATCTATTGTTAGAATATCAGCAGAGATCAAAACCTAGTGATGGCAGTGATGTTGATGAAGACGGCTTTATTAGTGACAGTGGAAGAGGTGAAGAGTCTGGTGGTGATGATGATAGTGACAGTAATGCTGGTTGTGTTGAGCGTGAGGAAGATGTAGCTATTCATGGGAgtgaagaagcagaagaagaagatgacgaggaggaggatgaggatgaggaggTCAATGggagtgaagaagaagatgtggATGAGGATGAGGAGGTGGATGAGGATGAGGTGGATGAGGAGGATGAGGTGGATGAGGAGGATGTGGATGAGAAGGATGTGGATGAGGATGATGGGagtgaaaatgaagatgataacAGTGATGGTCATGATTATTTCGATTCTGCTATGGGAGATGAAGTAGGTGAAGAAAATGGCAGTCATAGTGAACCCATTGGTGATGGTGAATGTAGACTGCATAAGCGGAAGCGACCTGAGCCAGATATTCCAATCAGTACTGATTCAAGTCTTGGGGCTTTGAGGAGGTTGGTGTCCACGAAGATGGAAGATGTCACACCAGTGAATTCTGATGGCATTCTATCCAATGAAGAATTCCAGCTAATAAAGAAGTTAAAA GCAAAGAAGGAAGCAAAGTTAGCATTGGCATCACATGGCTTGTCGAGAGGCCAATCGGACTCAAATGTAGTACCAAAGATTCCTGATGCTGAAACCCTTCATAAAACACGTGTTGATCCTACTAAACTTGAG GCAAACATTAAAAGGAAACTGACTAAAGAGGAGAGGTTGGCAATCGTGAAAGcagggagagaggagagagggaaATACCTAGCACGAACTGCTGTGAAGCAGAAAAAG ACTGGAGGATTGAGCAACAGGCAGAAAGAGCATAAGAAGGCAATGCCTCTAGCAGCAAGGAGAGCCAAGGCTGCACGTTCCAGGCAGGAGAAAAAGAATCGGCAGAAACATTCCGGCAAGCAGTTTAGAGGGAGGAAAGCTTGGAAGTGA
- the LOC116254191 gene encoding uncharacterized protein LOC116254191 has product MAVSSSSPASSSSSPDRKRRRNSRDKGSSKMRRKHKHRTKRRRRHDSPSSSSFSYSSDSSSESDYSVGGSSDCEDEVSGRSKKHKSSSRSKKVKDKERSKKHRQKHSKQKTKEKPQEERCSSPVQLSKFLGRDKDDGVRRSAVSGKKILLKVEKTKEDKEAENKRNELLKFLNASYD; this is encoded by the exons ATGGCGGTCTCGTCTTCGTCTCCGGCGTCTTCGTCCTCATCTCCGGATCGGAAGCGCCGCCGCAACAGCAGAGACAAGGGCTCCTCCAAGATGCGGAGGAAGCACAAGCATCGTACCAAGCGGAGGCGCAGACACGATTCCCCGTCGTCCTCCTCTTTTTCGTATTCTTCTGACTCCTCTTCTGAGTCGGACTACag TGTTGGGGGCTCATCAGACTGCGAAGATGAGGTGTCTGGTCGCTCAAAGAAACACAAGTCCAGTAGCCGTTCAAAGAAG GTGAAGGACAAGGAGAGAAGTAAGAAGCATCGGCAGAAGCATTCCAAGCAAAAGACAAAAGAG AAACCACAGGAGGAGAGATGCAGCAGTCCTGTTCAACTCTCAAAG TTCCTTGGGCGTGACAAGGATGATGGTGTCCGCCGGAGTGCTGTCTCTGGTAAAAAG ATTCTATTGAAGGTGGAGAAAACGAAAGAGGACAAGGAAGCAGAGAATAAACGGAACGAACTGCTCAAGTTTCTGAATGCTAGTTATGACTAA
- the LOC116254186 gene encoding condensin-2 complex subunit H2, giving the protein MSEREKSEGRFHILQPNRDLESNWAVDVAKQLEEYLLEICSSGGLGDDGCPVVNFAEAALLLQGSIQVYSRKVEYLYTLVVHALEFISQKRQDAQEKSSIQPDGTDVDAVVDDDNEEFLSLDDVPVEANIDLDDDLGSDNPSFNRPVKPPASLLVLEGECLDATSDMGELSSYQIATSSLHRDFLLLDPCDSEAIDNFLKANVCSNLQMSTQKGSSARSKSRRSFLQSPIRHGSAQKSGLGKGRDLEMNGVARDSCNFEEDNDIGPAPNFCHDFPDDTAHAGEDMGGGFSELEDLDDDPWVPLNPHEPGTLKVKPFKKASLVCRLRSCSKQKIALAKFSCARLHGTANPEFADAMDAVERLRATQSPAPFQKLRESLVSGIQASDAFPEPNNDIEDNDCVNEQYDFEETDTGLFHDSYMDNEAAAFSGADDIGGMCNNHSTENEDLNATTSLEDLCRSHLDALLARIAEAEKQTELAAHVSTWKQRIEHSLEEQELHPPFDIHEYGEKFMAKLSSEKDFGGSRSFAELVGGQPKYEIARTFSALLQLVNNGNVALDKGKSSNGPLCFTAANPFYVSLLSNNRKHEEMLNYRAPSVVRKLDTKKKRISSPAKNFDDENHLLDGTATTLSASPTKLSPSSGKLSCKAGKGWSIKCTPESKRRRRSQFLKNIAFAR; this is encoded by the exons ATgagcgagagggagaagagcgAGGGGAGGTTCCACATTCTCCAACCGAACCGCGACCTCGAGTCCAATTGGGCTGTAGATGTCGCAAAGCAACTCGAGGAGTACCTCCTGGAGATCTGCTCCTCCGGCGGGTTGGGCGACGATGGCTGCCCCGTCGTTAACTTCGCGGAAG CTGCACTATTGCTGCAAGGATCAATCCAAGTGTACAGCAGGAAGGTCGAGTACTTGTACACGCTGGTCGTGCACGCGCTTGAGTTCATTTCCCAAAAGAG ACAGGATGCTCAAGAAAAGAGTTCAATTCAACCAGATGGGACTGATGTTGATGCAGTAGTTGATGATGATAATGAGGAGTTTTTGAGCTTAGATGATGTGCCGG TTGAGGCGAATATCGACCTGGATGATGACTTAGGTAGCGATAATCCTTCATTCAATCGTCCAGTGAAGCCACCTGCCAGCTTGCTTGTATTGGAAGGGGAATGTTTAGATGCGACGAGTGACATGGGAGAATTGTCTTCTTATCAG ATAGCTACAAGTAGTCTTCATCGAGATTTTCTTCTGTTAGACCCTTGTGATTCGGAAGCTATCGATAACTTTCTGAAGGCCAATGTATGTTCGAACCTTCAAATGTCAACTCAGAAAGGCAGCTCAGCAAGGTCCAAGTCTCGTAGAAGTTTCTTGCAGTCTCCAATAAGACATGGGTCTGCGCAGAAATCAGGGCTTGGAAAAGGTCGAGATCTTGAAATGAATGGAGTTGCAAGAGACAGCTGCAATTTTGAAGAGGACAACGATATTGGCCCTGCACCCAACTTTTGtcatgattttccagatgacaCTGCACATGCTGGAGAAGATATGGGGGGAGGTTTCTCAGAACTAGAAGATTTAGATGATGATCCATGGGTGCCACTAAATCCCCATGAACCTGGCACATTAAAAGTTAAGCCATTCAAAAAAG CAAGCCTTGTATGTCGTTTGAGATCCTGCTCTAAGCAGAAGATTGCTTTGGCAAAATTTTCTTGTGCAAGATTGCATGGAACGGCAAACCCAGAGTTTGCTGATGCAATGGATGCTGTAGAAAGACTACGAGCAACTCAATCTCCTGCTCCTTTTCAAAAG CTTAGGGAATCCCTTGTTTCTGGTATTCAAGCTTCAGATGCTTTTCCTGAACCCAACAATGATATTGAAGATAATGACTGTGTAAATGAACAATATGACTTCGAGGAGACTGACACAGGACTATTTCATGACAGTTACATGGATAATGAAGCTGCTGCATTCTCTGGAGCG GATGATATTGGGGGGATGTGCAACAACCATTCCACTGAAAATGAAGACCTAAATGCTACTACAAGCCTTGAAGATTTATGTCGTTCTCATCTG GACGCCCTTCTGGCCAGAATAGCTGAAGCTGAAAAACAGACTGAATTAGCTGCCCATGTTTCAACATGGAAGCAAAGGATAGAACATAGCTTGGAAGAACAG GAGTTGCACCCTCCTTTTGATATCCATGAATATGGAGAAAAATTCATGGCCAAGTTGTCGTCAGAAAAAGATTTTGGTGGCAGCAGGTCCTTTGCTGAACTGGTAGGTGGTCAACCAAAATATGAAATTGCTCGGACATTTTCAGCTCTTCTTCAGCTA gtaaACAATGGTAATGTTGCACTAGATAAAGGAAAATCAAGTAATGGGCCTCTCTGTTTCACAGCAGCAAATCCCTTCTATGTAAGCCTGCTTTCAAACAACAGAAAGCATGAAGAAATGCTCAATTATAGGGCTCCTTCTGTGGTTCGAAAGCTTgacacaaagaagaaaagaatcagTTCTCCAGCAAAGAATTTTGATGATGAGAACCATTTGTTGGATGGGACAGCAACAACACTGTCAGCATCACCAACAAAATTGTCTCCTTCCAGTGGCAAGTTGTCCTGTAAAGCTGGAAAAGGTTGGAGCATCAAGTGTACCCCAGAAAGCAAGAGAAGACGCAGAAGCCAGTTTCTGAAAAATATTGCATTCGCTAGGTAA
- the LOC116254190 gene encoding putative invertase inhibitor, with protein sequence MAGSHALLLPIAVFLVLSFGAAPSASTNDADLLHQVCSKVTFKDLCISSLGSDPSSSTADINKLAVLSVQVAKEHAKATYSYIEHLLNSTAGDPSLQQSLTDCSDVYVDIVEQLEDSISAFSEKQYKNINTWVSAAVSDVQTCDDGFKEQQVERSPLVQKNAITSNLCSNVLAILKMLG encoded by the coding sequence ATGGCTGGCTCTCATGCGTTGCTGCTCCCCATTGCTGTCTTCCTTGTCCTCTCCTTTGGCGCGGCCCCGTCTGCGTCTACCAACGACGCGGACTTGCTTCATCAGGTCTGCAGCAAAGTGACTTTCAAAGATCTCTGCATTTCTTCCTTGGGCTCTGATCCTTCCAGCAGCACCGCGGACATAAACAAGCTCGCCGTTCTGTCAGTCCAAGTGGCCAAGGAACACGCCAAGGCTACGTACTCCTACATCGAGCACTTGCTGAACTCGACCGCCGGCGATCCATCCCTGCAACAGTCCCTGACCGACTGCTCGGACGTGTACGTGGACATCGTCGAGCAGCTCGAGGATTCTATCAGCGCGTTCAGTGAGAAGCAATACAAGAACATAAACACTTGGGTGAGTGCAGCCGTCAGTGATGTGCAGACGTGTGATGACGGGTTCAAGGAACAGCAAGTAGAAAGGTCTCCATTGGTGCAGAAGAATGCAATTACCTCCAACCTCTGTAGTAACGTGCTTGCTATCCTCAAGATGCTTGGTTGA